A DNA window from Bdellovibrionota bacterium contains the following coding sequences:
- a CDS encoding DUF6036 family nucleotidyltransferase, with the protein MRPLVTEDRIRAFMRYLGLKSAKVGRVYFTGGVTAVLHGWRASTVDLDLTVIPESDQLLRALSDSKEEFKVNVELASPAHFIPELPGWEGRCVYIGKEGKLSFYHYDFYSQALSKIERGHDQDRTDVRMMFTKGLVESKTLRALFGKIEPNLHKYPAIDPNSFAQRLEQTLQENT; encoded by the coding sequence ATGCGCCCGTTAGTCACCGAAGACCGAATCCGGGCTTTCATGCGCTATCTCGGGCTCAAATCGGCCAAAGTCGGGAGAGTGTACTTCACGGGAGGAGTCACTGCCGTGCTCCATGGCTGGCGGGCCAGTACGGTCGACCTGGATCTGACTGTCATTCCCGAATCCGACCAACTCCTAAGGGCCCTTAGCGATTCGAAGGAGGAATTCAAGGTCAACGTCGAGCTCGCATCTCCCGCCCATTTCATCCCGGAGCTCCCGGGCTGGGAGGGACGATGTGTCTATATCGGCAAGGAAGGCAAGCTGTCCTTTTATCATTACGACTTTTATTCACAGGCTCTTTCCAAGATTGAACGCGGCCACGATCAAGACCGCACGGATGTTCGAATGATGTTCACGAAAGGTCTGGTTGAATCGAAGACGTTACGAGCATTGTTCGGAAAGATTGAACCCAATCTTCACAAGTACCCCGCGATCGACCCGAATTCATTTGCTCAACGTTTGGAACAGACCCTCCAAGAGAACACGTAA